From a region of the Zingiber officinale cultivar Zhangliang chromosome 4B, Zo_v1.1, whole genome shotgun sequence genome:
- the LOC121976428 gene encoding COP1-interacting protein 7-like isoform X1, with the protein MRSDAQLDSAVFQLTPTRTRCDLVIVANGKTEKLASGLMAPFLPHLKTAQDQIAKGGYSIILEPDTESDVTWFTKGTVERFVRFVSTPEVLERVTTIEKEILQIENAIAIQGNGNDGSSTVEDHQSKPAETFEATKSSVDSDAGKAIIPYKPGSQPDPPDSNGSAKHQENSKAHLLKVLETRKMVLRKEQGMAFARAAAAGFDMDTFLDLISFSENFGASRLKEACSSFMDLWKKKHETGQWLEVEAVEAMSMRSEFSALNASGIIFTADAMAQKDHGDAQSVYAGDIVADSNGDSDKKIPSESKVPPHPEYFQGQFQPPTYPQWPMHAPPGPMFQPYPMQGIPYYQNYPGSAPYFHPPYPPMEDPRYNSSRRKGPKRVSMDSKDIESETWDRSTQSQDDADGNPSDLENENSHGHKSHKKSGRSGKKSGVVVIRNLNYIASQKHGGRGSESDPKSASESETEEESDAHPDVRESKHKHSKRISKREDHRTKPIEYSDAYVNDKGSYREEADSGNWQAFQNFLLNAEEISRRADEDMFAGEKDPPSKNKQSKPEGDPMVPPERDYCELDGHKMVGMDFINGKASRMRQIASDDQLLVSSYGRDAIDNQFKQIERSGGVYRRRSSEEFMIYGEDKQLNVMRSSDPLIDPASEHIDNAPKNSSYTMTDESFLIPYRSNLQEVGSDNTAVIDMDSEIPTTLEKPQVSNDNARSQLFFEPDELSMVPDRRMESLSIGYDPAMDYDFELPVESTVKLVATNEEDLSTSTKEEPKKSDKEKNLKVSTDSSEKKRDALLKKGASSRLNLLTEAQKRAEKLRTYKGDLQKMKKEREEEDRKRLEALKREREKRIAARSGSTATQPPLTPKQAKPHSATKPSPSPYKGSKFSDAEPVSSALRKLPAQTSSNGSSDPPKATKSSRLNGNDNGLTRSASALSEVKKGNGLISESKSESFRIKRLSDPKNSSTYHASTVKSSSVDQAPKRNVPNEPQKKIAEIMQLDQSKSTTLPELRIKTKTSSEKFQDKTANKVPVKKEIESKTSQVSKRIERKLTNEKSPSNNDDNHVIEKTVVVLEDNEVPAPPIQRPDEIIETKERSHGDGSITANASIYAPPSSIVMSQIEDSSLSKLDELQNHPEVVIPQPGNDPPKFSGSTLIEKPHQDPFAMLSSFEDPISTVSDYNGGLSATEFETVVTHASTIEIPDSGHQTHETHEKPRSKETKGIRKLLKFGRKRHNSTSADGNLDSDASSLDDQTLAAASFSDVSRSFSLLSPFRSRNSEKKQAAA; encoded by the exons ATGAGGTCGGACGCTCAGCTAGATTCGGCGGTCTTCCAGCTCACGCCTACTCGAACCAG GTGTGATTTGGTCATCGTAGCAAATGGTAAGACAGAGAAACTTGCATCTGGCTTGATGGCTCCTTTTCTTCCTCATTTGAAGACTGCTCAGGATCAGATTGCTAAAGGAGGTTACTCCATAATACTTGAGCCAGACACAGAGAGTGATGTTACATGGTTCACCAAAGGAACTGTAGAGAG ATTTGTTCGTTTCGTGAGCACACCTGAGGTCCTAGAGCGTGTAACTACGATAGAAAAGGAGATCTTACAGATTGAGAATGCGATTGCTATTCAGGGAAATGGAAATGATGGCTCAAGCACT GTGGAAGATCATCAAAGCAAACCAGCAGAAACTTTCGAAG CTACCAAGTCTTCAGTTGATAGTGATGCAGGAAAGGCAATTATTCCATATAAG CCTGGTTCACAACCAGATCCACCTGATTCTAATGGATCTGCCAAGCATCAGGAGAATTCGAA GGCTCATCTTTTGAAAGTTCTTGAGACCCGCAAAATGGTATTGCGCAAAGAACAGGGCATGGCCTTTGCACGTGCTGCAGCCGCTGGTTTTGACATGGACACTTTCctagatttgatatctttttctGAAAATTTCGGTGCCTCACGTTTAAA GGAAGCCTGCTCGTCCTTCATGGATTTATGGAAGAAAAAGCATGAGACTGGACAATGGCTTGAGGTTGAGGCTGTAGAAGCAATGTCAATGCGATCTGAATTTTCTGCTCTGAATGCCTCAGGCATTATATTTACTGCGGATGCTATGGCTCAGAAAGATCACGGGGATGCACAAAGTGTGTATGCTGGCGATATTGTTGCCGATAGCAATGGAGACTCTG ATAAGAAGATCCCTTCGGAGTCGAAAGTACCACCACACCCGGAGTATTTTCAAGGTCAATTTCAGCCTCCCACTTATCCACAATGGCCTATGCATGCTCCACCAGGTCCTATGTTTCAACCATATCCCATGCAGGGAATTCCCTATTACCAGAACTATCCAGGTAGTGCTCCTTATTTTCATCCTCCTTATCCTCCGATGGAGGATCCTCGATATAACAGCTCTCGTAGAAAGGGACCGAAAAGGGTGTCAATGGATAGTAAAGATATTGAATCTGAGACTTGGGATAGGAGCACACAATCACAGGATGATGCAGATGGAAATCCATCAGATCTTGAGAATGAAAATTCTCATGGTCATAAATCTCATAAAAAGAGTGGTCGTTCGGGAAAGAAGTCTGGTGTCGTTGTTATTCGCAACTTAAATTATATAGCATCCCAGAAGCATGGAGGTAGGGGGTCTGAAAGTGACCCAAAGTCTGCTTCTGAATCTGAAACAGAAGAGGAAAGTGATGCACACCCCGATGTGCGAGAAAGCAAGCACAAACACTCCAAGCGAATTTCCAAGAGAGAAGATCATAGAACAAAACCTATTGAATATTCTGATGCATATGTCAATGATAAAGGTTCATACAGGGAGGAGGCAGATTCAGGAAATTGGCAAGCATTTCAAAATTTCTTACTAAATGCTGAAGAAATATCAAGAAGAGCTGACGAAGACATGTTCGCAGGAGAGAAAGATCCTCCATCAAAGAACAAACAAAGCAAACCTGAAGGTGATCCCATGGTTCCTCCTGAACGAGATTATTGTGAACTTGATGGCCACAAAATGGTAGGAATGGATTTTATTAATGGGAAGGCAAGCCGAATGAGGCAGATAGCTTCTGATGATCAATTATTGGTTTCAAGTTATGGAAGAGATGCAATAGATAACCAGTTCAAGCAGATAGAACGCTCAGGAGGTGTATATCGGCGGAGGAGCAGTGAAGAATTCATGATTTATGGGGAAGATAAGCAGTTAAATGTTATGAGGTCTTCTGATCCACTCATTGATCCTGCCTCTGAGCATATTGATAATGCACCGAAGAACTCTTCATATACTATGACAGATGAGTCCTTTTTGATTCCTTATAGATCAAATTTGCAGGAAGTTGGATCAGACAACACAGCTGTTATTGACATGGATTCTGAGATCCCCACAACTCTCGAGAAGCCACAAGTCTCAAATGATAATGCCAGAAGCCAACTTTTCTTTGAACCAGATGAGTTGTCTATGGTTCCTGATCGTAGAATGGAAAGTTTATCTATAGGATATGATCCAGCTATGGATTATGATTTTGAGCTTCCCGTTGAGAGTACCGTCAAACTTGTAGCTACTAACGAAGAGGATCTCTCTACAAGCACAAAAGAAGAACCAAAGAAATCCGACAAGGAGAAAAACTTGAAAGTCTCAACTGACAGCTCAGAGAAAAAGAGGGATGCACTGTTAAAGAAGGGTGCATCCTCAAGGCTTAATTTGTTGACAGAGGCTCAAAAACGAGCGGAAAAGCTGCGAACTTATAAAGGCGATCTtcagaaaatgaagaaagaaagg GAAGAGGAAGACAGAAAGCGTCTGGAAGCATTGAAAAGAGAGAGGGAAAAGAGGATAGCTGCAAGAAGTGGTTCCACTGCCACCCAGCCACCATTGACACCAAAGCAAGCAAAACCCCATTCAGCCACAAAGCCTTCACCAAGTCCTTACAAAGGCTCGAAGTTTAGTGATGCAGAGCCTGTTTCTTCAGCCTTGAGGAAATTACCTGCCCAAACCTCTTCAAATGGTTCCAGTGATCCCCCAAAAGCTACCAAATCTAGCAGATTAAATGGAAATGACAATGGCTTAACTCGATCAGCATCTGCGTTGTCTGAGGTTAAAAAGGGAAATGGACTCATTTCAGAATCAAAGTCAGAATCTTTCCGAATAAAAAGACTCTCAGATCCTAAAAACAGTTCAACTTACCATGCTTCTACTGTTAAGTCTTCAAGTGTGGATCAAGCTCCTAAGAGAAATGTGCCCAATGAGCCCCAGAAAAAAATTGCTGAAATTATGCAACTAGATCAAAGTAAATCAACAACTCTTCCTGAACTTAGAATCAAAACAAAAACTTCATCTGAAAAATTTCAAGATAAAACAGCTAACAAAGTTCCCGTGAAGAAAGAGATTGAAAGCAAAACTTCTCAGGTTTCTAAGCGAATTGAGAGGAAATTAACCAATGAAAAATCACCTAGCAATAATGATGACAATCATGTCATTGAGAAGACAGTGGTGGTGCTAGAAGACAATGAGGTTCCTGCACCTCCTATCCAGCGACCCGATGAGATAATAGAAACGAAAGAAAGATCACATGGAGATGGTTCAATTACAGCTAATGCATCTATTTATGCACCTCCTTCATCTATTGTTATGAGTCAGATTGAGGATTCTAGTCTAAGCAAGCTGGATGAACTGCAGAATCATCCTGAG GTTGTCATTCCTCAGCCAGGGAATGATCCTCCAAAGTTCTCAGGCTCAACTTTAATAGAAAAGCCTCATCAAGATCCTTTTGCCATGTTAAGCTCCTTTGAGGATCCTATTAGTACTGTTTCGGATTATAATGGTGGCCTATCTGCAACTGAGTTTGAAACAGTTGTAACACATGCCTCCACTATTGAGATTCCAGATTCAGGGCATCAAACTCATGAAACACATGAGAAGCCTCGGAGCAAGGAAACAAAAGGTATTAGAAAGCTTCTGAAATTTGGTCGGAAGAGGCACAACTCAACTTCAGCTGATGGCAATCTTGACTCAGACGCATCATCTTTGGATGATCAAACTCTTGCTGCAGCTTCCTTCAGTGATG TTTCTCGGTCCTTTTCCCTCCTCTCACCATTTCGAAGCAGGAACAGTGAGAAGAAACAGGCAGCAGCATGA
- the LOC121976428 gene encoding COP1-interacting protein 7-like isoform X2, with product MRSDAQLDSAVFQLTPTRTRCDLVIVANGKTEKLASGLMAPFLPHLKTAQDQIAKGGYSIILEPDTESDVTWFTKGTVERFVRFVSTPEVLERVTTIEKEILQIENAIAIQGNGNDGSSTVEDHQSKPAETFEATKSSVDSDAGKAIIPYKPGSQPDPPDSNGSAKHQENSKAHLLKVLETRKMVLRKEQGMAFARAAAAGFDMDTFLDLISFSENFGASRLKEACSSFMDLWKKKHETGQWLEVEAVEAMSMRSEFSALNASGIIFTADAMAQKDHGDAQSVYAGDIVADSNGDSDKKIPSESKVPPHPEYFQGQFQPPTYPQWPMHAPPGPMFQPYPMQGIPYYQNYPGSAPYFHPPYPPMEDPRYNSSRRKGPKRVSMDSKDIESETWDRSTQSQDDADGNPSDLENENSHGHKSHKKSGRSGKKSGVVVIRNLNYIASQKHGGRGSESDPKSASESETEEESDAHPDVRESKHKHSKRISKREDHRTKPIEYSDAYVNDKGSYREEADSGNWQAFQNFLLNAEEISRRADEDMFAGEKDPPSKNKQSKPEGDPMVPPERDYCELDGHKMVGMDFINGKASRMRQIASDDQLLVSSYGRDAIDNQFKQIERSGGVYRRRSSEEFMIYGEDKQLNVMRSSDPLIDPASEHIDNAPKNSSYTMTDESFLIPYRSNLQEVGSDNTAVIDMDSEIPTTLEKPQVSNDNARSQLFFEPDELSMVPDRRMESLSIGYDPAMDYDFELPVESTVKLVATNEEDLSTSTKEEPKKSDKEKNLKVSTDSSEKKRDALLKKGASSRLNLLTEAQKRAEKLRTYKGDLQKMKKEREEEDRKRLEALKREREKRIAARSGSTATQPPLTPKQAKPHSATKPSPSPYKGSKFSDAEPVSSALRKLPAQTSSNGSSDPPKATKSSRLNGNDNGLTRSASALSEVKKGNGLISESKSESFRIKRLSDPKNSSTYHASTVKSSSVDQAPKRNVPNEPQKKIAEIMQLDQSKSTTLPELRIKTKTSSEKFQDKTANKVPVKKEIESKTSQVSKRIERKLTNEKSPSNNDDNHVIEKTVVVLEDNEVPAPPIQRPDEIIETKERSHGDGSITANASIYAPPSSIVMSQIEDSSLSKLDELQNHPEPGNDPPKFSGSTLIEKPHQDPFAMLSSFEDPISTVSDYNGGLSATEFETVVTHASTIEIPDSGHQTHETHEKPRSKETKGIRKLLKFGRKRHNSTSADGNLDSDASSLDDQTLAAASFSDVSRSFSLLSPFRSRNSEKKQAAA from the exons ATGAGGTCGGACGCTCAGCTAGATTCGGCGGTCTTCCAGCTCACGCCTACTCGAACCAG GTGTGATTTGGTCATCGTAGCAAATGGTAAGACAGAGAAACTTGCATCTGGCTTGATGGCTCCTTTTCTTCCTCATTTGAAGACTGCTCAGGATCAGATTGCTAAAGGAGGTTACTCCATAATACTTGAGCCAGACACAGAGAGTGATGTTACATGGTTCACCAAAGGAACTGTAGAGAG ATTTGTTCGTTTCGTGAGCACACCTGAGGTCCTAGAGCGTGTAACTACGATAGAAAAGGAGATCTTACAGATTGAGAATGCGATTGCTATTCAGGGAAATGGAAATGATGGCTCAAGCACT GTGGAAGATCATCAAAGCAAACCAGCAGAAACTTTCGAAG CTACCAAGTCTTCAGTTGATAGTGATGCAGGAAAGGCAATTATTCCATATAAG CCTGGTTCACAACCAGATCCACCTGATTCTAATGGATCTGCCAAGCATCAGGAGAATTCGAA GGCTCATCTTTTGAAAGTTCTTGAGACCCGCAAAATGGTATTGCGCAAAGAACAGGGCATGGCCTTTGCACGTGCTGCAGCCGCTGGTTTTGACATGGACACTTTCctagatttgatatctttttctGAAAATTTCGGTGCCTCACGTTTAAA GGAAGCCTGCTCGTCCTTCATGGATTTATGGAAGAAAAAGCATGAGACTGGACAATGGCTTGAGGTTGAGGCTGTAGAAGCAATGTCAATGCGATCTGAATTTTCTGCTCTGAATGCCTCAGGCATTATATTTACTGCGGATGCTATGGCTCAGAAAGATCACGGGGATGCACAAAGTGTGTATGCTGGCGATATTGTTGCCGATAGCAATGGAGACTCTG ATAAGAAGATCCCTTCGGAGTCGAAAGTACCACCACACCCGGAGTATTTTCAAGGTCAATTTCAGCCTCCCACTTATCCACAATGGCCTATGCATGCTCCACCAGGTCCTATGTTTCAACCATATCCCATGCAGGGAATTCCCTATTACCAGAACTATCCAGGTAGTGCTCCTTATTTTCATCCTCCTTATCCTCCGATGGAGGATCCTCGATATAACAGCTCTCGTAGAAAGGGACCGAAAAGGGTGTCAATGGATAGTAAAGATATTGAATCTGAGACTTGGGATAGGAGCACACAATCACAGGATGATGCAGATGGAAATCCATCAGATCTTGAGAATGAAAATTCTCATGGTCATAAATCTCATAAAAAGAGTGGTCGTTCGGGAAAGAAGTCTGGTGTCGTTGTTATTCGCAACTTAAATTATATAGCATCCCAGAAGCATGGAGGTAGGGGGTCTGAAAGTGACCCAAAGTCTGCTTCTGAATCTGAAACAGAAGAGGAAAGTGATGCACACCCCGATGTGCGAGAAAGCAAGCACAAACACTCCAAGCGAATTTCCAAGAGAGAAGATCATAGAACAAAACCTATTGAATATTCTGATGCATATGTCAATGATAAAGGTTCATACAGGGAGGAGGCAGATTCAGGAAATTGGCAAGCATTTCAAAATTTCTTACTAAATGCTGAAGAAATATCAAGAAGAGCTGACGAAGACATGTTCGCAGGAGAGAAAGATCCTCCATCAAAGAACAAACAAAGCAAACCTGAAGGTGATCCCATGGTTCCTCCTGAACGAGATTATTGTGAACTTGATGGCCACAAAATGGTAGGAATGGATTTTATTAATGGGAAGGCAAGCCGAATGAGGCAGATAGCTTCTGATGATCAATTATTGGTTTCAAGTTATGGAAGAGATGCAATAGATAACCAGTTCAAGCAGATAGAACGCTCAGGAGGTGTATATCGGCGGAGGAGCAGTGAAGAATTCATGATTTATGGGGAAGATAAGCAGTTAAATGTTATGAGGTCTTCTGATCCACTCATTGATCCTGCCTCTGAGCATATTGATAATGCACCGAAGAACTCTTCATATACTATGACAGATGAGTCCTTTTTGATTCCTTATAGATCAAATTTGCAGGAAGTTGGATCAGACAACACAGCTGTTATTGACATGGATTCTGAGATCCCCACAACTCTCGAGAAGCCACAAGTCTCAAATGATAATGCCAGAAGCCAACTTTTCTTTGAACCAGATGAGTTGTCTATGGTTCCTGATCGTAGAATGGAAAGTTTATCTATAGGATATGATCCAGCTATGGATTATGATTTTGAGCTTCCCGTTGAGAGTACCGTCAAACTTGTAGCTACTAACGAAGAGGATCTCTCTACAAGCACAAAAGAAGAACCAAAGAAATCCGACAAGGAGAAAAACTTGAAAGTCTCAACTGACAGCTCAGAGAAAAAGAGGGATGCACTGTTAAAGAAGGGTGCATCCTCAAGGCTTAATTTGTTGACAGAGGCTCAAAAACGAGCGGAAAAGCTGCGAACTTATAAAGGCGATCTtcagaaaatgaagaaagaaagg GAAGAGGAAGACAGAAAGCGTCTGGAAGCATTGAAAAGAGAGAGGGAAAAGAGGATAGCTGCAAGAAGTGGTTCCACTGCCACCCAGCCACCATTGACACCAAAGCAAGCAAAACCCCATTCAGCCACAAAGCCTTCACCAAGTCCTTACAAAGGCTCGAAGTTTAGTGATGCAGAGCCTGTTTCTTCAGCCTTGAGGAAATTACCTGCCCAAACCTCTTCAAATGGTTCCAGTGATCCCCCAAAAGCTACCAAATCTAGCAGATTAAATGGAAATGACAATGGCTTAACTCGATCAGCATCTGCGTTGTCTGAGGTTAAAAAGGGAAATGGACTCATTTCAGAATCAAAGTCAGAATCTTTCCGAATAAAAAGACTCTCAGATCCTAAAAACAGTTCAACTTACCATGCTTCTACTGTTAAGTCTTCAAGTGTGGATCAAGCTCCTAAGAGAAATGTGCCCAATGAGCCCCAGAAAAAAATTGCTGAAATTATGCAACTAGATCAAAGTAAATCAACAACTCTTCCTGAACTTAGAATCAAAACAAAAACTTCATCTGAAAAATTTCAAGATAAAACAGCTAACAAAGTTCCCGTGAAGAAAGAGATTGAAAGCAAAACTTCTCAGGTTTCTAAGCGAATTGAGAGGAAATTAACCAATGAAAAATCACCTAGCAATAATGATGACAATCATGTCATTGAGAAGACAGTGGTGGTGCTAGAAGACAATGAGGTTCCTGCACCTCCTATCCAGCGACCCGATGAGATAATAGAAACGAAAGAAAGATCACATGGAGATGGTTCAATTACAGCTAATGCATCTATTTATGCACCTCCTTCATCTATTGTTATGAGTCAGATTGAGGATTCTAGTCTAAGCAAGCTGGATGAACTGCAGAATCATCCTGAG CCAGGGAATGATCCTCCAAAGTTCTCAGGCTCAACTTTAATAGAAAAGCCTCATCAAGATCCTTTTGCCATGTTAAGCTCCTTTGAGGATCCTATTAGTACTGTTTCGGATTATAATGGTGGCCTATCTGCAACTGAGTTTGAAACAGTTGTAACACATGCCTCCACTATTGAGATTCCAGATTCAGGGCATCAAACTCATGAAACACATGAGAAGCCTCGGAGCAAGGAAACAAAAGGTATTAGAAAGCTTCTGAAATTTGGTCGGAAGAGGCACAACTCAACTTCAGCTGATGGCAATCTTGACTCAGACGCATCATCTTTGGATGATCAAACTCTTGCTGCAGCTTCCTTCAGTGATG TTTCTCGGTCCTTTTCCCTCCTCTCACCATTTCGAAGCAGGAACAGTGAGAAGAAACAGGCAGCAGCATGA